ctagaagatgagttttctcttcttctagaagaagagtattctcttcttcttgaagatgagtattctcttcttctagaagatgagttttctcttcttctacttgtatactcaccaaaataaaatctataataataaatctaaataaaattaaattttatagtttttattgaattaattgaaattaaaatagtagaaaatataattgatttaacaatctaatctaaaaaacaatctaatctaaaaaagtaatatatgtacattagaccgactcacaaaaaatggtacttgagttaccccccttataatattcgctgttatgtaatatgatgttacccaaaatattttcggttaattattgtccattcgtgagctggacagttttaaagaaaatatcgtatgggaacacgattcttcatgtgaaattcaatattttatccagcttcaaaaaatctttgttatgttttataatggttcataaaatatttctagtctatcgatggccgttcgtgagctgaaccggttataaaaaagtccctttttagttattttgttttaaattatacagcattttttaaacaatatataagccaagtctagtggtgcgcaaaatttccaaaattgtacatatattttatttttcttagtaaaaacctaacaattttaaatattttggaatatgacaattataagcaaacggttacttatgattaatacatcattggacgcgactttaaaataccttttaaacgataccccgtattggatattttgtttcaaaacaaacaaaaatttaaaaaaaataattcctaaatacctttttttaatttggtccagcggtcacataaaatattttgggaatcatcataaaacaaagcaaggtaaattttggtaggggtaacaaaaacttttttacacattctgatgtaattttctcgaaaactatgcaagataattcaataaaaaatggcATACATttgtttccacacaagagcttaatctctgcgtaaaatcgtcagaatcggtccacaatttcatatacctcccatacaaaagtatatattcccggaaatttggttttttgttaataacttccgttgtaatgtcgatatcttcaccaaatttaagaaataaaaatttcatgacaatagagtttattcagaggaaaaattttttggatgggtccataattggtcatagctcccatacaaggtcccctcccgaaaatcagttaaacgagcataactcattactaaattaagatatcggtacaagtattgcttttatatactgaaatacaaccctgaaagtttttttggatcggtccatatttggttatagctcccatgcaaggtctcctcccgaaaatcacttaaacgcgcataacttattattatattaagatatcgataaaaaatttggtacaagtattgttcttatatacagaaatattacaatgaaagtttttttggatcggttgataattggtcatagctcccatgcaaagtccttttacgaaaatctcttaaacgcacattacatattaccaaattaagctattgataaataatttggcaaaaatattagttttgtatacttctatttttcctatactaggtccagcccctaaaagcgctttaaccgtatttaaagagctttatcaatttgtgttgaacaaaatttcatgtagaacaaaattatatatgtatttgtatattgaaaatctctaaatctttcacacacatacatacatgcaaattactaaattaataatgttcaataaattttggaattgtaatagatttaacttttggtattttttctattaaagacatgaaaaaacttatttctacaaatatttcatcaattagaatagtaataacatagaagtagctggtggagggtatttaagattcggcacagccgaatatagcactataacttgttaaaaataatggaaatggaagccgttaagtgttgttaacatattcctaaaatagtattttaatatgataacttactttttaattttatttatataatccttccttatactttttggtatatatttaatacacttcgccaattaagaaaaccttcttaaatgtttattaacagttgattttaacataacactgtcatattgttttttattactaaagattcacaatattttaattacactatttttctatgaacattaaattcaataactcatttaagttttacaatgaataattaaaactgaacttagcaaaatttctgcattatttatttatttttttcacgctaaaaaatggagtatatatatttgtttgtttttgtactcttcttactatcatccggaagtaacctaaaagtatacttccaggcggcgaaaactagaaatcaatgtattttgtttttgtaaaatgtgtgctctcgtctgacaattgtacagaagtgactacaatccacacttccagattaataaaatacaacattaatgtgaacactcttcaaactgtcttccagaagtaacataaacatacaaatcaagaggatacaaattaggaaacaatgtattttgttattgtaaaatgtgtgttctcacccaactttcatacagaagtcactaaaacgtatacttccagatgaaaaaattcaacagacatggtttttttgtttaagcaaaatggatgcactcttctaactatcatcccgaagtaacttaaaagtttatttctagaagacgaaaattcgaaatcaatgtattttgtttttgtaaaatgtgcgttctcgtctgacaatcgtccagaagtgtttctgacgtggtgtctggggtgatgcgcaatagttttctcttttaaatgtttgaagggataGTCCATTAACTCAATAATGAACTGTATTATCAATAAGGTGGATGAATTAGATAAGTAAGAATTCACAATATTGTagtaatgtatgtatatgtagccTTATTATGTTTTGTTGGTAGTGTACCGCTTCATTTATTTAAGttcgtatatatgtattatatatgtTTTTCCAGAACGTTTTATGTATTTCAGGATAACggttattatttgtaaatataatgtctatctcttttctttttttatattatgaatATAGATAATAACCTAGATTATAAGCTAGATCAGAGTATAATATGAATGCTGTGAAAAAGCGTCATTAATAAACTTGTATTCAAAAAGAAATGACGTGTCGTGATTATTTAAAAGCGCTTACAATCTCAGAAGTGggataattaaagaaaaataataggataatttttttctctattaatTTAGTGTAAAGTGCAGGAAAATACAAACTTTTTGaggaaaagtaaaataatttagtgaaataaacacataaaaagaagaagaacgGTTGACGATTTTTTTATTGCCAAAAATGGAAAGTGTGAGTGGAAAATATAACGCTGCACAACTACGTCATTGACTACAACATCTTGGCTTGCCTTCAACGGGTACGAAAAATGCACTCCTCCTAAGATTAAACGAAGTGCCGGCAAAGGAAAGAGGGGAATACCCGGGAGACGACATGATTGATCAAGGCGAGAACATAGGTGGCgagaatgaaaattttgaaaatgatacTGCTGGTGGAGTAGAAACAAATGAGCGTGAAAGAGGCCGCGATACAAATGAAAGTTCAACGAATGAGTGTGAGACAAATGATCGAAACATACCACAAATGATGGAGAAACAAGACTTTGAATTTCTTGGAAATTTACTGAAAAAggaattggaaatttttaagcGGGAAAAAGAGTTGTTAAGAAAGGAAAATGATTTGTTGAAGAAGATTGCTATGTTTGAAAAGACACGTGAAGATAAAACTACCGAAAATGTTACTGTAGATGTCAATGATAATGACACAATGAGCATAAATGCATCAAATGATGAGGGATTTAATTCCAACATGCATAGAAACAAACTGAATGCATCCTTTGGTATTTTGAAGGATTACGATGGTGGGTTGTTGCCAGAATTATGGATAACCCAATTTAAGAGTGTTATTGATGTGTATTCTGTGGATGAAAATACAGCGAAGGCCTTATTAATGTGCAAGTTGAGAGGAAAAGCTCAGGCATGGTTACATTCAAAACCGAATTTCATTTACGAGAGCACCGAGGAAATATTGACACAGATGAAAGAAATTTTCTGTACGaaggaaaataaattaatgatgcGACGTAAATTTGAAGCGCGCATATGGAAATTTGGAGAAACGTTTACAGATTATTATAATGACAAGATTATTTTGGCCAACAAGGTTGATGTTTCGGATGATGAGTTGATAGATAACATCATTGAAGGTATTCCTGATGAGCAGCTTAGAGTTCAGGCTAACTTGCAATGCTACACTAATAAGACGCAACTCCTACAGGCCTTTTTCTAAAATAAGTCTGAAGCAACAATATCGCTTAAGTGAGAATAACCAAATGGGTGAGGTGAAGGAAAGAAAGTTGAGATGCTATAACTACAATTCCTTTGGACACTTTGCAGCTGAGTGCAAAAAGCGGAAACGTCAGGTGGGTTCCTGCTATGGATGTGGCAGTGTGGAGCACCGTATAGCAGTCTGTCCAGAACAAAAGGCAGCTGTCCAATTAGTAGACCAGAATGAATATGTAAGGTATTTTAAGTTTTGCATGGATTcttgtttcaattataattttttcttagaatGCCTGATCGATTCCGGTAGTCCAGTAAGTTTTGTGAGGAGGTCAAGTGTTTTGAACAGGATAAATATGAGAGAACTTTTATCTTGTAATTCtgtattttttggaataaataagTCAAAATTGAATGTTTATGGGAAATTTAGATGCTTTTTAGTTTTGAATGGAAGGGTTATGGAAATGGAATTTTTAGTAGTTCCTGATGAGTCTATGACATTTGAATGTGTATTGGGTAGGGACTTTTTGGCGAAGGGAAATTTTGGAATTGTGCCTTTGGACAAAGGGGATGTTGTCCCGGAAGTTGATGATAGGGACGGGTTTGAGAGCGCAATTCTGTCTATTGATATAGGGGAAGGGgataattttacatttactgTTGGAGATGGAATCGATCATTATGGCAAGGATAGATTATTTGAATTGTATAATGATTATTATGTTCGACCCGAACGTCCCTCTAAACCCAGGGTATTTAGcgagataaaattaaatttgagcGATGACAAGCCTTTTAATTGTAATCCTAGGAGGCTGTCATATGCTGAAAGATCTGAATTGCAGATTTTACTGGACGAATACTTGGAAAAGGGGTATATAAGGCCGAGTGAATCGGAATTTGTCTCACCAATCGTACTAGTTAGGAAAAAGACAGGTGAATTAAGAATGTGTGTGGATTATCGTGTTTTGAACAAAGTTACATCTAAGGATAGTTATCCGATTCCTTTAATCGATGATCTTTTGGATAGACTTTCTGGGAAGAAATTTTTTACGAAATTGGATTTGAAAAATGGTTTTTTTCATNNNNNNNNNNNNNNNNNNNNNNNNNNNNNNNNNNNNNNNNNNNNNNNNNNNNNNNNNNNNNNNNNNNNNNNNNNNNNNNNNNNNNNNNNNNNNNNNNNNNtttctttgccactgtcaggcattcgtcgaagttagatccaagtatcttggaagtgatgttattccggaaataagaTTCTTAACCAACGCTGATtgaaagattcttaggaattacgttcaggatactgagtttctgaacactgtaaactaattcattcagtttcctgtttttttctcatgataaggagcaCACAATAGGCCCGATTGCGgaa
The window above is part of the Lucilia cuprina isolate Lc7/37 chromosome 6, ASM2204524v1, whole genome shotgun sequence genome. Proteins encoded here:
- the LOC124420594 gene encoding uncharacterized protein LOC124420594 codes for the protein MIDQGENIGGENENFENDTAGGVETNERERGRDTNESSTNECETNDRNIPQMMEKQDFEFLGNLLKKELEIFKREKELLRKENDLLKKIAMFEKTREDKTTENVTVDVNDNDTMSINASNDEGFNSNMHRNKLNASFGILKDYDGGLLPELWITQFKSVIDVYSVDENTAKALLMCKLRGKAQAWLHSKPNFIYESTEEILTQMKEIFCTKENKLMMRRKFEARIWKFGETFTDYYNDKIILANKVDVSDDELIDNIIEGIPDEQLRVQANLQCYTNKTQLLQAFF